One segment of Clavelina lepadiformis chromosome 2, kaClaLepa1.1, whole genome shotgun sequence DNA contains the following:
- the LOC143446310 gene encoding uncharacterized protein LOC143446310: MKKLKHLLVVMLLLPAGLTMANKIEETSLGDNSLISYNIPPVTWLNSPTVTKISEYQFDIFGREIHFSVVNQQLHEVTKGQFPVKQTTETESHYEVTLRGDCVYLDDDVTLQGLKKLRVHARKFVSNGQTLTLQAPQVCHQFDFLGRCSFLGKAGESSNGADGKPGIASPLVEINVQRVEGNIEIISEGSDGNRGEDGGDGRDGEDGEEGRSLDTKGYPCRRQKKPSSAWSLRRCDDKIGDPGSHGGNGENGRRAGHSGSGGDSKKITLNTKYIFGSFKVTQRSGNGGLPAIHGHGGRESYGGEGGCGLECYHVCGGAGRVWRCACNTRGQDCSDENRGERGNSGEEGIDGAILYPPPNKGHDGIVEKSSLRKVESLKQWFVDDKDLLQLIHRRGELLFQKNKTDKALETFSFLTSVTNQGSSFHQQVLLRKSALEQGFDFYGNSDKYAPNLGWKYLRRRVTRLITSGKIYETSYNSVKNKINNAKLAAETLRDAANINIARSKRKLRYERSDLRSERTVYLKSLRQLEKTMKKEQREIKRLLPKVIQEHNQEERRRQESIILDFFSALLGFPSAYKGSNPQLAFDSARKIFQIFESNPGCSVPTLNEAKATLQMRLDFAFHYENNKRLKLSQMNTSAAVPIIMSSNLAKSRGKLLQEFSCLLDKEGRSNSVKSLKRILDDFFRDGDFRISLINKLINFDLQIKQVSYQIGLLREWKNAVDTIVQLSTNNIPMTIKQTFTDLLYSVYEQNEATIIRSLYELAKGYQFMSLWKFDALKNYVNAYGDQSLTSNLGSLNGMFHFEQILQTLEDDRNRFLNLISTTAGAGSHTYTVLKELDQVTHPGVFDLLHKKGRFTVHLNLDPNITLTTGCSSCYNARLISIYVEITGSAQPTGVPSRVYVKVAHMGDSYFLLPLSNGEDTVVHFQQKPENIDGGHVIFFNRKQLVTSVTDLSLREKFQQSEGNRFCHEYNRAQDFFGGQLCKSPYASYTITVPRDRTLNCTRHVSGMNCGELDFTRFEKIRIFMKARAWSSYVTPPNLQAAN, translated from the exons atgaaaaaattaaaacatttacttGTTGTGATGTTGTTGCTGCCTGCTGGATTAACAATGGCAAACAAAATCGAAG AAACATCGCTAGGAGATAATAGCCTCATCTCCTACAATATACCTCCAGTTACCTGGCTAAATTCTCCGACCGTTACCAAGATTTCTGAATACCAATTTGACATTTTTGGAAGAGAAATTCACTTCAGTGTAGTTAATCAACAATTACACGAAGTTACAAAAGG TCAGTTTCCAgtcaaacaaacaacagaaaCTGAGTCTCATTATGAAGTTACCCTTCGAGGGGATTGTGTCTACCTTGACGATGACGTCACTTTGCAGGGACTTAAAAAACTAAGAGTTCATGCAAGGAAATTTGTATCAAATGGCCAAACTTTGACACTTCAG GCACCACAAGTTTGCCACCAGTTTGATTTCTTGGGAAGATGTTCCTTTCTTGGAAAAGCTGGAGAGTCGTCAAATGGCGCTGATGGGAAACCCGGTATTGCAAGTCCCCTGGTTGAAATTAATGTTCAAAGAGTCGAGGGCAATATAGAAATTATAAGTGAG GGATCCGACGGGAATAGAGGGGAAGACGGTGGCGATGGACGAGACGGAGAGGATGGAGAAGAGGGAAGATCTCTAGATACGAAAGGTTATCCTTGCAGACGTCAAAAGAAACCATCATCAGCATGGAGCTTACGAAGATGTGACGATAAAATAG GTGATCCTGGTTCACATGGTGGAAATGGTGAAAATGGACGCAGAGCTGGACATTCTGGAAGTGGTGGAGattccaaaaaaataacactcaacactaaatatatttttggaTCCTTCAAAGTGACTCAACGCTCTGGTAATGGGGGACTCCCAGCTATACACGGACATGGTGGAAGAGAAAG TTACGGTGGAGAAGGAGGTTGTGGCTTAGAATGTTATCACGTTTGCGGTGGGGCCGGCCGTGTTTGGAGGTGTGCATGTAACACACGTGGACAAGATTGCAGCGATGAAAACCGAGGAGAACGCGGTAATTCTGGTGAAGAAGGAATAGATGGGGCCATATTATACCCACCCCCAAACaag GGACATGATGGTATTGTGGAGAAATCCAGTTTACGCAAAGTCGAGAGTTTAAAGCAATGGTTTGTTGATGACAAGGATTTGCTACAACTCATTCACCGCCGAGGAGAGTTGcttttccaaaaaaacaaaactgataAAGCActtgaaactttttcgtttttgaCGTCAGTGACGAATCAGGGATCTTCTTTCCATCAGCAG GTGTTACTGCGAAAAAGTGCTCTTGAACAAGGATTTGATTTCTATGGCAACAGCGATAAGTATGCTCCTAATTTGGGATGGAAGTATTTGAGAAGAAGAGTAACTAGATTAATCACGTCTGGCAAAATCTACGAAACGTCTTATAATTCTGTGAAAAACaag ATTAATAATGCGAAACTAGCCGCTGAGACACTGCGTGATGCAGCAAACATCAACATAGCACGATCAAAGCGGAAACTACGATACGAACGATCTGATCTAAGAAGTGAAAGAactgtttatttgaaatccTTAAGGCAGCTCGAAAAAACTATGAAAAAAGAACAGCGAGAAATTAAACGCCTCCTGCCCAAAGTTATACAAGAACAT AATCAAGAAGAGAGACGACGACAGGAATCGATCATTTTAGATTTCTTCAGCGCATTGCTTGGTTTCCCCTCGGCCTATAAAGGAAGTAATCCACAACTGGCTTTTGACAGCGCCAGAAAA ATTTTCCAAATATTTGAAAGCAATCCAGGATGCTCTGTACCAACGTTGAATGAAGCCAAAGCTACTCTACAAATGAG ATTAGATTTCGCATTTCACTACGAAAACAATAAGCGTTTGAAACTGTCTCAGATGAACACATCTGCTGCTGTTCCCATAATAATGAGTAGTAATCTAGCTAAAAGCAGAGGAAAACTCCTGCAAGAGTTTAGTTGTTTGCTGGATAAAGAAGGAAGAAGCAATTCG GTGAAGagtttaaaaagaattttggATGACTTTTTTCGTGACGGAGACTTTCGCATATCTCTCATCAATAAATTAATCAATTTCGATCTACAGATTAAG CAAGTTTCTTATCAAATTGGCTTGCTAAGAGAATGGAAAAACGCAGTTGATACAATAGTGCAATTATCAACAAACAATATTCCGATgacaattaaacaaacatttactGATTTGCTTTACAG CGTATACGAACAAAACGAAGCAACAATTATACGATCCTTGTATGAGCTCGCTAAAGGTTATCAATTTATGAGTTTGTGGAAATTTGACGCATTGAAAAACTACGTGAATGCATATGGAGATCAA TCCTTAACTTCCAACCTTGGTTCTCTGAATGGAATGTTTCATTTTGAACAAATCCTGCAAACGTTAGAAGATGATAGAAACAGGTTTCTTAACTTGATATCCACAACTGCTGGAGCAGGCTCTCACACGTACACAGTGTTAAAAGAACTGGACCAG GTAACTCATCCTGGTGTGTTTGATCTACTTCATAAAAAAGGCCGGTTCACAGTTCACCTAAACCTTGACCCAAACATTACCTTAACTACTGGTTGTTCCTCTTGTTATAATGCACGTCTTATTTCAATATACGTTGAAATAACTGGCTCCGCCCAACCAACAGGCGTTCCATCCCG TGTTTATGTGAAAGTTGCTCACATGGGTGACTCTTATTTTCTACTTCCACTTTCGAACGGAGAAGACACGGTTgttcattttcaacaaaagccAGAAAACATTGATGGTGGTCACGTGATATTTTTCAATAGGAAACAACTCGTGACTTCAGTGACAGATCTTTCGCTACGTGAAAAGTTTCAACAATCA gAAGGAAATAGATTTTGCCACGAATACAACAGAGCGCAGGATTTTTTCGGCGGCCAGCTTTGCAAGAGTCCATATGCTAGTTATACTATAACTGTACCAAGAGATCGGACACTTAACTGCACACGTCATGTTTCTGGAATGAACTGCGGAGAATTGGATTTTACTAG GTTTGAGAAAATAAGAATATTTATGAAGGCCAGAGCTTGGAGTAGTTATGTTACTCCGCCAAACTTGCAAGCTGCAAACTAA